TTAAGACATTAAACCCTTCCATCTTTAGCTGCTCGCTTAAGAAATCCCTTATCCCTGCCTCATCATCAACTACTAGAATCATCTTGTCACTTAAAAGGGTTTTCCTTATCATCTCAATTATCCTTCTTGGATTAAATGGTTTATGAATACATCCATAAGCACCCGAAACCATTGCTTGTTCTATCAGGTCTTCAACCGCAAAGCCTGTCATCATAATTACCTTGCAATCCGGAGCTTTTTCTTTAATCTTTAAGAATAGCTCAACGCCATTCATTCCAGGAAGCCTTATGTCTAACAGGGCAAGGTCAAATTTTGTTTCTTCTAGTCTTTCAAGGGCAGAATTTCCATCAAATGCAACATCTCCTTTAAACCCCTCCGTCTCTACTATCTCTTTTAAGAGATCTGCTAAATCTTTCTCGTCATCCACGATTAAAATATTAGCCACCTTGAAAGAATAACATCCCTCTTAGGATTTGTCAAGAATCCAGTGCAGTCAACCCTAGGGTTTTGCTTGCAAAGTTTTAGATATTGGAATAAAATATAGATTGTCCAGAGCAAGATTAAATGCTTTAAGAAGATATGAGGAGAACAAAGAAGGTAGAAAGGATTGATGTAGTTCTTGATCGGGTATTAAAGGCGTCTGGCTTGGAGAATGCCTTTTTAGAGCAAAGGGTTATTTCTTTATTGCCAGAGATATTTGACAAAAGGATAATGGCACATATAAAATCATATCATATGGAGGATAGAATCCTCTTTATAAAGCTTGATAGCCCTGTCTGGGCAAGGGAGCTTTTGTTCTTGAAAAAAGAGATGATGGATAAGATAAACAACTCCTTGACAAAAAAATATATCAAGAATGTAATGTTTAAAAGCTAGAGATCCCGAAAGAGTTCTTAGAGTTTTGAAACAATGAAAAAGGCAATCTTTTTATTGCTATTTACAACCCTTGCTTTTGCTGAGGATTTTAAGCTTTCCTTCTTTATGGGAGAGGTCTTTGTAAAACAAAAGGATAAAACAGAATGGATAAAGGCATCCCTTAATATGATAATAAAAGAGGGAGACCAAATAAGGACAGGCGAAGATGCATCTGCTGAGATAATAAGAGGAGAGGATGTGATAAAGATTGCTTGCAATACAACCTTTACATTAAAAATTTTGGCAGAAAAGAGGGATGTATTCAGTGTATTTTTTGGCAAGGTCTGGCTGCGCATAAAAAGGCTAAAGGAGAAGGATACAACCATTGAGACACCAACCACGGTTATGGGGCTTCGGGGAACCATATTCTCAGTTGATGTTTTGGGAAAGAGGACAATTACCGACCTCTTTGAGGGAGAGCTTGATATTTTAGCCGAGGGAAAGAGGTTTATTTTAAAGGCAAAAGAGAGGTTTTTACACGATGTGGATAGGCCAATTGAAAAAAGGATTGAGAAAAGACCTCTATCTGCCGATGAAATGAAGGGATTTAAAGAGATTTTTAAACTACCCGAGGAATTGCCAAAAGCGCCCTTACCCCAAGCAGCTATTCCTCAAACAGGGCTTGTTTCTTTAGAAAAACCAAAGGAAAAATTGCTTTCTCAATTTAGTGCACCCAAAGAAATAGAGGATTTAAAAGGTGAAATAAGGGGTATAAGGAATGAATTAAAAACAGAAAGGCTATCTATCCTTACGGTAAAGGAAAGGGATTTTTCTTGTGGAAGGACAATGAGGGATAAATGGGGAAACCTTGTCCGGGTTGAGCAACACCTCTATAGACCTACAAATTCAAGCATAAGGTTTGTGAATATAAATAAGAGGGAGACGAGATTAGAAAATACAAGCCAATTTAGCTATGGAATGATTGATGCAGAATTTAATAAGGAGTTACCCGATGATATTAGAAAATGGCCAGAATGGATAAAGGGTATGGTGGATGAGGATACCATAGCTGACCTTCATCCAGAAATTGTAGAATTTATCCTCTCCAATGGAAGGCCTCAGGAGGCAAATGCCGATAGGATGAGGTGGGTAAGCGAATGGGATTCTTCAAAAGATGAGCTTAAAGAACCCAATTTTTATATCGACAAAGGCGGAGATAATTCATTTGGTTATACCCCATACAGCAATGATTGGAAAAGCATAAGAGAAACAACTGGTGAATCCAAAAATGAATTTTGGTCTGAGGAGACATTTAAGATATCAAAGGGAGGAAATGTAGTAGGTGAAATGTTTGTCGGCTCATACCTTATCAACAACGATGGCAAGGTTTTAAATGAGGATGATTTTAAAAACATTGATGGTTTTGATGCCTTAGAAACCACAGCCCTTGAAATGAGGTTTGAAAGCACAAATTTGTTAAACAAGCCAATTGACATTATTTTTACCGCAGATATTATTCTAGCAGGCATAAGGGAGTTGATGGGTAGTGTAATCGGAGCGATAGAGTGAAAAAAGTCCTTATCCTCCTTTTTCTTTCAGAAATAGCCTTTGCCGGATTAAAAGAATGGGGGGCAGAGAAGGCAATTGACCTTGCCACAAGGCTTGATGAGGCCTTGATTGACCTTTCTCAAAGCTCATCCGACCTCTCTTGCCTACCAAAAAACAAAAGATTTAAAATAAACCTTAACCTTTTACCGTTTATCCTTCCTCCTATTTTTCCCAATGCAAGCCTTAAGCTAAAGGTATTAGGGGAGAAAAAAAGGCTACCCCAAATTGCCTTGGAAGCAGATTATGGAGAGGTAATTGGCTTAAGGTTTGCCGAAGAAATGGAAGATATTGAAAAGGCAAGGTGCTACACCTATGCTGCCTCCCTTATCCTAAAGAAAAGCCTAAGGGATAATGTCTCTATATTTGGTGGGATAAGGAACATAAGGGGAAAATGCGAGATTTTCCTTTCTGAAAAAGGGACATCTTCTGATTGGATTAAAAGAGAAGACCTTCCCACAAATGTCAAATTGGATGAGATTGCTATATTTTCAGGGCTTTATATCTTAAGGGGGAAAAATGGATTTTGGTCAGTTGCCTCTGGCTATATCCTGAAAAGAAAAAAGCTTTTCTCCAAGATTGAGCTTGGGTTTGGTAAGCATTGGGCATTTTCCCTAGGGATTTACCCAGAGGGTGTATTTACCTTCCATCCTATGCTTAATTTAAGGTTTTAAATGAAGAGATTTTTGTTGCTTATTCCATTCTTTGCGTGGTCTATTGAATTTAGCCCATATTATAACTACACCTTATCCCAAGGCTATAACTTTGGCAAAGACATTTCCTCCTCTTTTGGCACAGGAATAATCAATGATCTAGGATGCCAAATAAAGCTTAATGGTAAAAATAGCCTCCTCTTCCTTTATGAGGCAAGTTATGAAGGACCAGGATTAAAAGAGGAGGGAAGATTTACTGATCGATACCAAGACCACCTCCTTGTTGCCTCGTATAAAAAGAAATTTGATAAATTGATTTTAAAAACAAGGCTTGATTACACAAAGAGCTTTACACGGTCAGGTGTTTCTGAAGATTGGGATTCTGGAGATTATAATTATAACAAGCTTGGGTTTGGGCTAGACCTTCTTTCTTCTATTAGAAATATAAAGCTTGGGCTCAAAGGAAAGATTGCTCATATTAAATACCCGAATTATACATACCTTCTGGGCGAGATAGACCCAAAATATGACATCCCAAGGTATGACCATAACCTATATAAAATTTCATTATCGGGGGGCTATTTAATTCAAAAAAAGCTCCCCTGCGAAACCTCTTTTGACATTGTCTTTAGGAATTACAAGAATGAATTTATCAAGGATGTAAACTCTGGGGCAGATACAAAAGAAAAGGAGAAGGATCGGGTTATAAGCCTTAATGGCAATATTTCTTATCCCTTAAAAGAAAATCTTGACCTGGGAATGGATTCCTCCTTTTCATTCTTAAGGTCAAACTACAATGAGGTAAAATTTGCCTCGGGTGGAACGGTTACCGATGCTTGCTCTTCATTCTATAACTATAACCTTTATTGTTTTTCCCCCTTTATAAGCTATGGAGAAAAAACAAGGCTCAATCTTTCCTATTCCCTTGAAATGAAGAATTTTTCCCACCAAAAGGCAGAGGATAAAGATGGAAATTGGCTATCTGACAAGAGAAAAGATAGAACAAGCCTTATTCTCATTTCTGCTACAAAAAAGATAAACAGACAGGTTTCTGCCACAATATCCTATGGAATAAAAGCCCTATCCTCTAATATGGAAAAGACCGGATATAACACCACCTATAATTCGTTGGGGTTTAATTTGCAATTTGAATACTAAATCTCTCCTCTTCTTGTTTCTTCTCACAACAAAGCTTTATCCCCTTACAATGACCGTGTCAGGGGATAGTGCAAATTGGAATAAAAAGAAGCAGGTTTTTGTTTTAAAGGGAAATGTTGTTTTAAAGAGGGGTTCTATTACCCTTAAGGCACCCATTGTCCGATTAAAGGGAGAGATTGAAAACCCAGAGAAAATTATTGCCTCCGGAGGCGTTATTGTTTCTGATAAGGAACGGAATGCGACCATTAAGGCAGAGACAATTGAGGTATTTTTAAAGGAAAAAAGGGGATGGGCAAAGCAGGGGGTAAGGATTGAGTATAAAAACAGGGTAATCTTGGGAAAACAGGGGGTATATGATGGTTTAAAGGACATTGCAGAGCTAACCGGTTCTTGCACAATGACAGAGGCAGGTAGGGTATTTGAAGCAGAAACAATGAGGTATTTTACCGAAGAAGATAAAATTGAATTTGAAGGGTCTGTAAAGGGTAAAATAGAGGTTAAATGAAAGAAATAATTGTTCCTCCCGATAAATCCATATCCCATAGGGCAATTTTAATTGGCTCTCTATGTAAGAAGCCTCTTAAAATAAAAAATCCCCTTAAAGCAGGGGATACCCTATCTACCATATCCTGTCTTCGTTCCCTTGGGATAAGGATAGAGGAAGAATGGGGAATGCGGAGTGCGGAGTGCGGAGTGAATGAAATAATTGTTTATGGAAAGAGTTGGAAAAAGCCAGAAGCCCCCCTTTACTGCGGAAACTCTGGAACAACAATGAGGCTTCTTTCTGGAATCCTTGCAGGCCTTCCATATGAAGTAATCCTTACCGGAGATAGTTCATTAAGCAAAAGGCCAATGAGGAGGATAGGAGAGCCACTTTCTATGATGGGTGCGAAATTTGTTGGTGATTATCCGCCGATTACAATAGAAGGAGGCGACCTAAAGGCTATATCATACAAGATGCCAATCTCAAGTGCTCAGGTAAAATCTGCAATCCTTCTCGCAGGGTTGTCTGCCACGGGAAAAACAAGCATAACAGAACCCCTTCTATCCAGAGACCATACAGAAAGAATGTTAGAATTCTTATGTGTTCCTATAAAAAGGGATGGCTTTACAATTTCCCTTGATGGACCCTTTGAAATTGAAGGAGGATTAGAAATAGAAATCCCAGGGGATTTCTCATCTGCCTCATTTTTTATTGGCGCAGGCATTATCCTTAATAGAGAGATTAAGATTAAAAATATAGGGATAAACAAGACAAGAATAGGGTTTCTTGATTGTTTGAAAAAGATGGGTGCAGCTTTTACCATAGAAAATGAAAGGCTTATCTGCAATGAGCCTATTGGCGATATTATTATAAACCCAAGCAGGCTTTCTGGAATTGAGGTTTCCCCTAAAGATATTCCAATAATGATTGACGAGGTTCCTATTCTTTCTATTTTAGCTTTATTTGCAGAGGGAACAACCATAATAAAAGGCTCATCTGAGCTTAGGGCAAAGGAAACCGATAGGATAAAGGCAATGGTATTAGAGCTTTCAAAACTAGGGGCAAGGATAAGCGAATTGCCAGATGGTATGGTTATAGAGGGTGGCTATCCATTAAAGGGAGCAGGTCTTTATTCCCACAAAGACCATAGGATTGCAATGGCCCTTTCTGTTTTATCCCTTAAGGTTCCTGGAATAGAGATTGAAGGAAAAGAATGGGCAGATATCTCCTTTCCCAATTTTTATGAGATGATTTCTTGGTTTAAGAAAGGCTAATTTTAAGGTTTGCCCTTTTTACAATGAGAGAAACTACCTCCTCCCATTCTATTGCCATAATATGAATTCCCGCTACCCCTTCAATCTTTTTTATCTCCTCAATTGTCTCAACGCATATCTCTATTCCCTCTTCTTTCTGTTTTTCTTTTGCAACTCCCTTTAGCCTTGTAATTATTTCATCGGGAACATCCATTCCAGCCACGCTATTTTTTATGTAATTTGCCATTGCTGCTGATTTTAGGGGTGTTATTCCCGCA
This genomic interval from bacterium contains the following:
- a CDS encoding FecR family protein — protein: MKKAIFLLLFTTLAFAEDFKLSFFMGEVFVKQKDKTEWIKASLNMIIKEGDQIRTGEDASAEIIRGEDVIKIACNTTFTLKILAEKRDVFSVFFGKVWLRIKRLKEKDTTIETPTTVMGLRGTIFSVDVLGKRTITDLFEGELDILAEGKRFILKAKERFLHDVDRPIEKRIEKRPLSADEMKGFKEIFKLPEELPKAPLPQAAIPQTGLVSLEKPKEKLLSQFSAPKEIEDLKGEIRGIRNELKTERLSILTVKERDFSCGRTMRDKWGNLVRVEQHLYRPTNSSIRFVNINKRETRLENTSQFSYGMIDAEFNKELPDDIRKWPEWIKGMVDEDTIADLHPEIVEFILSNGRPQEANADRMRWVSEWDSSKDELKEPNFYIDKGGDNSFGYTPYSNDWKSIRETTGESKNEFWSEETFKISKGGNVVGEMFVGSYLINNDGKVLNEDDFKNIDGFDALETTALEMRFESTNLLNKPIDIIFTADIILAGIRELMGSVIGAIE
- a CDS encoding LptA/OstA family protein — its product is MNTKSLLFLFLLTTKLYPLTMTVSGDSANWNKKKQVFVLKGNVVLKRGSITLKAPIVRLKGEIENPEKIIASGGVIVSDKERNATIKAETIEVFLKEKRGWAKQGVRIEYKNRVILGKQGVYDGLKDIAELTGSCTMTEAGRVFEAETMRYFTEEDKIEFEGSVKGKIEVK
- a CDS encoding DUF721 domain-containing protein gives rise to the protein MRRTKKVERIDVVLDRVLKASGLENAFLEQRVISLLPEIFDKRIMAHIKSYHMEDRILFIKLDSPVWARELLFLKKEMMDKINNSLTKKYIKNVMFKS
- the aroA gene encoding 3-phosphoshikimate 1-carboxyvinyltransferase, which codes for MKEIIVPPDKSISHRAILIGSLCKKPLKIKNPLKAGDTLSTISCLRSLGIRIEEEWGMRSAECGVNEIIVYGKSWKKPEAPLYCGNSGTTMRLLSGILAGLPYEVILTGDSSLSKRPMRRIGEPLSMMGAKFVGDYPPITIEGGDLKAISYKMPISSAQVKSAILLAGLSATGKTSITEPLLSRDHTERMLEFLCVPIKRDGFTISLDGPFEIEGGLEIEIPGDFSSASFFIGAGIILNREIKIKNIGINKTRIGFLDCLKKMGAAFTIENERLICNEPIGDIIINPSRLSGIEVSPKDIPIMIDEVPILSILALFAEGTTIIKGSSELRAKETDRIKAMVLELSKLGARISELPDGMVIEGGYPLKGAGLYSHKDHRIAMALSVLSLKVPGIEIEGKEWADISFPNFYEMISWFKKG
- a CDS encoding response regulator, which produces MANILIVDDEKDLADLLKEIVETEGFKGDVAFDGNSALERLEETKFDLALLDIRLPGMNGVELFLKIKEKAPDCKVIMMTGFAVEDLIEQAMVSGAYGCIHKPFNPRRIIEMIRKTLLSDKMILVVDDEAGIRDFLSEQLKMEGFNVLSAKDGEEALAILKRNRVNLILLNFCLPDMDGLLLFKKARNIYEDIKVLLITGYDLTQILQREEARWLYGSMKKPIDFGSLLDVMRKVII